TCATCAATCAGGCTTATTGGCACAAGCCTGTCCTTGTGGTCTTTTCTGTAGTCTTCCATGTTCATATATTGCCCTCCTCAATGTTTTGGCTGCTCATCAGATTCCAGGAGCCACCCTGAAATGACCGCCCGAAGGCGGTTTCGCTTTATTTGCTGGTCAGTTTTTCCCCGCAGAAAGGGCAGAAGTAGACAAGCATCTTTTCCTTGAATATTTTCATCTTTGTTTTCCCATTCTTGAGGGTAAACTGAGCGCTGGCCTCAATGGGCATAAAAGGATGTTCATTGAGAGAGTTGCTCTCTCTATGCATTGTAAATGTGTAGCCTTTAAGCACCACGGCATGATCATTGGCTTTAGGGGCCTTTTTCTTGAAGTTATCGATAAGCTGTTCTTCCATCTTTTGTTTGCAATCACACATATGTGCCTCCTTGATTTGGTGCGCAGGCCTTCCGGCCTGAGCACCCTACATTTACCCCTGATATTCCAGCCCCAGATCCAGCATCCTAAGTTTGGTGTTCCTGATGCCGTTCATTGCCCTTGCCACCACTGCCTTTTTAAAATTCTCATCATCCGACCGGGTTAAAACCTGCAAATCCAGCACAACCGCGTTCAGATCCGCATGGATCGCGTTTATCTTTTTCTGCCTGGACAGTCTTGCGTATATTTTTTTAATGAACTTCTTCATAATTTCTCCTTTCCTCAATCCGGCTTTTTAATGATTCCAAAGACTTGTCATGCGCCTCGATCAACCTGACCAAACCATACTTCACACCCTGAACCATCACCGCAGCCTCGCTTTTCTTCCGTGCTTCCGCCGGAAGGTTCGCCATCTGCTCGTTTACATAGTTCCCGATCCCATCTATATCTTTCAGCATTGCGAGAAGCTCTTCACGCGGCATAATTACCTCCCTTAATATCAAGATTGCGTTTCACCACCCTTGAAGCCATCAGACCCCGACCATCATCCAGACGAATCCACACATATTCCGGCCTTTTCGGATCAAAACCCACATCCACCTGACAACCTTCGTATTCCCTGAGCCTCTGATCCGCGTAATCATTCTCATCCACCCGGATCACGCCTTTCCAGACCCTGCGCTTGATGATTCGTATCCGAACCTTTGACCCAGGGTGCTTTCTTTTGCCTTGGTTCATCTGCCCACCTCACACGCCTTGCAAGCCTTGAAAAGTCTCACCCTCAAAGGGTTACTTGCCGAAAAAGGCTGCCTTTTGTTTTCCGCGCATTCGGCCAGATCAATTTCTCCAAGCACCGGGCAGTTTACTTTCAGGCCGCCGAAAACCTCTTTAACCTTCAATAAAACCGAGTTTAAATTTCCATTATACTTGTCGTTAATCACAAGGCTGACTGTCGCCTTTGAATATCCAAGCCGCTTTGCAACCTCTCCCTGACCAAAATCATCAACCTTCTGTCTGAGCAATCCAAGAGCATCTACTTCATTCATTTTCGGCCTCCGCTCCGCCCAGATAAACAACCTTGCCTGTGTTTCTGTCGATAACCTGCACAACCCTTTTCACCGC
Above is a genomic segment from Desulforegula conservatrix Mb1Pa containing:
- a CDS encoding helix-turn-helix domain-containing protein, with protein sequence MNEVDALGLLRQKVDDFGQGEVAKRLGYSKATVSLVINDKYNGNLNSVLLKVKEVFGGLKVNCPVLGEIDLAECAENKRQPFSASNPLRVRLFKACKACEVGR
- a CDS encoding Mu transposase C-terminal domain-containing protein is translated as MNQGKRKHPGSKVRIRIIKRRVWKGVIRVDENDYADQRLREYEGCQVDVGFDPKRPEYVWIRLDDGRGLMASRVVKRNLDIKGGNYAA